A stretch of Lathyrus oleraceus cultivar Zhongwan6 chromosome 6, CAAS_Psat_ZW6_1.0, whole genome shotgun sequence DNA encodes these proteins:
- the LOC127094126 gene encoding uncharacterized protein LOC127094126: MVAANVVNIVNNNERDHYSAKPSIFDVDGYVHLVNAEGNTIARSAMTDQQNKYFKNHPKAKIILLNFISYTEYEKITNKDFAKSIFDSMRMTLEGNAQMLVTGLKVLDKGFSTVDRVKKIIRSLHKKWRLMVIALKLAKDINSTSLEELVSFLKSREIELEEDEFQKRGKSVSLKSKPAKTRVYQDEEESNGSDEGSEDDDELSLISNRKKQGSAKEVTCFGCNEPGHYKNECSTLKKDKRPKKFFSKGKKGLMATWDDSKSEEEDFDEEQANVSLMTTTDPEESCLSEILEKYKSLHNRYKDLKQVQVASSGTRRYSERSKGYIIFNTETRIVEESIHVRLDDKLYPEKSKLVEKFADMKINFSESEDKDSEGKSKDAEAKDSEATQPEATIGSTHQKKSILKASHSEELILGVKDASVRTRSSFKPFEETLLGWKPKDFHVIGTKWVFIRKLNEKGEVIRNKARLVAQVNHNIIVYQMYVKIAILNGYISEEVDPVQKALKDGRLEFVDKQKPQLEKDVETKVEALFIEPVDIMVVDIVDEAGAKDIKASYED, translated from the exons ATGGTCGCTGCTAATGTTGTTAACATTGTTAATAACAATGAAAGAGATCACTACAGTGCAAAACCATCAATttttgatg tcgatggctaCGTTCACTTAGTTAATGCTGAAGGAAATACTATAGCAAGAAGTGCTATGACTGATCAACAGAATAAGTATTTCAAAAATCATCCTAAGGCCAAAATTATTCTGCTAAATTTTATTtcttatactgagtatgagaagataacaaacaaagatttTGCCAAATCTATTTTTGACTCTATGAGGATGACTCTTGAggggaatgctcaa atgcttgttaCAGGACTAAAAGTTCTGGATAAAGGATTCTCTACAGTTGATCGTGTCAAGAAGATTATTAGAAGTCTCCATAAAAAATGGAGACTTATGGTAATTGCTTTGAAGCTAGCAAAGGATATTAATAGCAccagtcttgaagaacttgttagtttTTTAAAAAGCCGCGAGATTgaacttgaggaagatgaatTTCAGAAGCGAGGTAAATCTGTTTCTTTAAAGTCCAAGCCTGCGAAGACAAGAGTTTATCAAGATGAGGAAGAATCAAATGGTTCTGATGAAGgctcagaagatgatgatgagttatCTTTGATTTCTAATAGG AAGAAGCAAGGTTCTGCTAAAGAAGTTACCTGCTTTGGGTGCAACGAGCCAGGCCACTACAAGAATGAATGTTCTACGTTGAAAAAGGACAAAAGACCTAAGAAATTTTTTTCTAAAGGCAAGAAGGGGctgatggctacatgggatgactcaaaatctgaagaagaagattTTGACGAAGAACAAGCCAATGTTTCATTGATGACAACAACTGATCCAGAAG AATCATGTCTCTCTGAAATATTGGAAAAGTACAAGAGTCTTCATAATAggtacaaggaccttaaacaagtccaagtagcTTCTTCTGGAACTCGCa GATATTctgaacgctctaaaggctacataATCTTTAACACTGAAACACGAATCgttgaagaatcaattcatgttagattgGATGATAAACTTtaccctgaaaagtcaaagctagttgagaaatttgcagatatGAAGATTAACTTCTCAGAATCTGAAGATAAAGACTCAGAAGGAAAATCAAAAGACGCTGAAGCAAAAGACTCAGAAGCGACTCAACCAGAAGCCACTATTGGGtcaactcatcagaagaagagtatATTAAAAGCCTCtcattctgaagaattgattctgggagTTAAAGATGCATCGGTCAGAACTCGAtcctcattcaaaccttttgaAGAAACTCTTCTGGGTTGG aaaccaaaggatttccatgtcattggaacaaAATGGGTTTTCATAAGAAAGCTCAATGAGAAGGGAGAAGTCATCAGAAACAAGGCTCgattggtagcacaag TCAATCATAATATCATCGTTTATCAGATGTATGTTAAGATTGCAATATTAAATGGAtacatttctgaagaagt GGATCCGGTGCAAAAAGCTCTCAAGGATGGAAGACTTGAGTTTGTTGATAAGCAGAAACCACAACTAGAAAAGGACGTTGAGACAAAGGTTGAAGCTCTCTTTATTGAGCCAGTAGACATCATGGTAGTCGACATTGTCGATGAAGCTGGCGCTAAAGACATCAAAGCAAGCTATGAAGATTGA